Proteins from a genomic interval of Scatophagus argus isolate fScaArg1 chromosome 6, fScaArg1.pri, whole genome shotgun sequence:
- the ebna1bp2 gene encoding probable rRNA-processing protein EBP2, with the protein MVIDSRSMESAEEESLLGAESEEENSELSDNELQEAFAKGLLKPGMNVLVDKPKKLVNNVEGMKQCLADLRKDLPWVERLDMTNLPAEDVHSKVEGKVPDVTNGGVSVDDDFQREMFFYRQAQATVLQALPLLNKHGVPTSRPDDYFAEMAKSDQHMQKIRKKLISKQMMLEKSEKAKKLREQRKFGKKVQIEVIQKRQKEKKAMMTAVKKYQKGMTDKLDFLEGEKKAGKESSQGPKKTLNKKGSNAKRKYKDQKFGFGGKKSGKKWNTKESYNDVSSFRAKVAHARGGKGGKKGKGGKQNKRPGKSVRKKMKSRS; encoded by the exons ATGGTTATCGATAGCAGGAGTATGGAGTCAGCAGAGGAGGAGTCGCTGCTCGGAGCggagtcagaggaggaaaacagcGAATTATCCGACAATGAG CTTCAAGAAGCCTTTGCAAAGGGGTTGTTGAAACCAGGGATGAACGTTCTGGTAGATAAACCCAAAAAGCTTGTCAACAATGTG GAGGGTATGAAGCAGTGCCTTGCTGACCTTCGTAAAGACCTTCCCTGGGTGGAGAGGCTGGACATGACCAACCTGCCGGCTGAAGACGTTCATTCAAAAGTTGAAGGGAAAGTTCCTGACGTGACCAATGGCGGTGTCAGTGTGGATGACGATTTCCAGAGGGAAATGTTCTT CTACCGTCAAGCTCAAGCAACAGTCCTGCAAGCGCTGCCGCTCTTAAACAAGCACGGCGTACCCACCAGTAGGCCTGATGATTACTTTGCTGAGATGGCCAAGTCAGACCAGCACATGCAGAAG ATCAGAAAAAAGCTGATCTCAAAGCAGATGATGCTGGAGAAGTCCGAAAAGGCCAAGAAACTGCGTGAGCAAAGGAAGTTTGGCAAAAAG GTCCAAATAGAAGTGATCCAGAagaggcagaaggagaagaaagccATGATGACGGCTGTAAAGAAGTACCAGAAAG GAATGACTGACAAATTGGATTTCttggaaggagaaaagaaagccGGCAAAGAGTCTTCTCAGGGCCCCAAGAAAACGTTAAACAAGAAGGG CTCCAATGCCAAGAGAAAATACAAGGACCAGAAGTTTGGCTTTGGAGGCAAGAAGAGTGGGAAGAAGTGGAACACAAAGGAGAGCTACAACGACGTTTCCAGTTTCCGTGCCAAAGTTGCTCATGCTAGGGGCGGCAAAGGAGGGAAGAAAGGCAAAGGAGGAAAGCAAAAT AAACGCCCTGGAAAATCAGTACGCAAGAAGATGAAGTCTCGCTCGTAA